The Saccharolobus shibatae B12 genomic interval TTTCAATGATAGTTCAATTTTTGAACTATCTTAATGATTTTTATGTCTAGAAGTAAAGATAGAGTTATGCTAGAGTATAAAGATTTCACGATAATGTTTGAAAGCGTGCTATTTCAAGGAGTTAATCTCAGAATCAACAGTAAGAGCATTATGCTAGGACCAAATGGTTCAGGGAAAACAACTATCATAAAGGCTACATGTGGACTAACACCTTACGAAGGTCACATATACGTTGATGGTATTGAAGTTAGAAAAGTAAGGAACTATTTAAATCTTTCAACCAATCTTGAGGAAGTTTATAGTATTGGTAGAAAGGTTAAAGATATCGTATATCTATTTGAAGAGATTAAGGATTTAGACGCTGATATGTAATATACTACTAAAAGAAGCCAGAGTTTTCGAGCAAGTCATAAATAAGCCTTTGTATAAGCTCTCAGCTGGCCAGTCATCAATTGTTAGACTAGCTTTGACATTGTCTACAAATCCGAAGATTGCATTAGTTGACGAACCATTTGAAAATTTAGATCCCGCGAGAAGGGTGCTTATAGTCAAATGGCTAAAGGAGTATTTCAATGAGGGCATTGTAACAACGCATGAATTGGATCTATTAAGGGAATTTAAGGACTGGGACTCCTTCATCTTGATAAATGGTAAGATTTATGGTCCAGTATCAGTTGCTGATCTCATTGAAGCTAACGTAGTTGAGGGTAAAATAGAGAACGCCACACTTACCATAGAGCTTCAAGAAGGAAAGATGTTATCGTTTATTAAAAATGCTCAAATTGGGGCTAAATTAACCCATCTAGGTAGTATAGATCGAATTTATGGTGTAATGTGAATGAGCTATAAGGACTTAGTTAAAGAGGCTGAAGATTTTGCTAGAGTGTTAATCAAGAAGAAGTCTAGAAAGGTATTGGGTATATATTATGCGATTTGGGGATTTTATGAACTGATTCTAAGTCTTTCATATGTAATTATAGGTTCTTTAAACGTTAATATTCCACTTCTATATGGACTTGTTCCCCTTATTTTAGTAATACCCTTTGCCTATTTCACGGCAACGATCTTTAAAGGTATTAGGGTTGATTACATAAAACTTATCGGTAGAGAAGGCTATGGAAGGACGAGATTCAACTATACAATAATGGTTCTACTCGTATTAATGTTATTTATATCATTTATTTTGGTCTTATACTTGAGTATAAATACTGTATATTTTATACTACCATTTTATATATACGTAATCTTTATTGCGTATTCACTATATCGTTTCCTATATTCTAAATATAGACTTGTAGAGCCCAGATACTATGACCTTATAGCAATTGTCACACTTCTATTAGCCCCGTTAGGGATTTTATCACAACTACTTTACTCACTTTACATAGCTTTTGAAATAGCGTGGTTCTATGCGTCCATCAGTTCTTTGTTAGAGGTGTCTGCTGTTGAATGATGAAGAAGAGAGGATTAAAGAGCTAATCCAATTCTTAAATAACAGAGCCTTGAATAATTCGGTTAGATTAGCTATTTTGATAGCCTTGTACACTTTCGGTCAGA includes:
- a CDS encoding ATP-binding cassette domain-containing protein is translated as MYKLSAGQSSIVRLALTLSTNPKIALVDEPFENLDPARRVLIVKWLKEYFNEGIVTTHELDLLREFKDWDSFILINGKIYGPVSVADLIEANVVEGKIENATLTIELQEGKMLSFIKNAQIGAKLTHLGSIDRIYGVM
- a CDS encoding ATP-binding cassette domain-containing protein is translated as MLEYKDFTIMFESVLFQGVNLRINSKSIMLGPNGSGKTTIIKATCGLTPYEGHIYVDGIEVRKVRNYLNLSTNLEEVYSIGRKVKDIVYLFEEIKDLDADM